Proteins found in one Takifugu rubripes chromosome 15, fTakRub1.2, whole genome shotgun sequence genomic segment:
- the st6gal1 gene encoding beta-galactoside alpha-2,6-sialyltransferase 1 isoform X1 → MGYKISGATMDRVSLVWRLRRRARRGVLCMAFFCISMALLYAICAENSVPVTDAIFGVRARTRAQPRAHSVIKVLRGGAKPMYIDPQKLPGIIPGDPHRPIPVLSSLNHTLESWDPPAKPKPKERTPSGFFSHLLPRPFTRALETLFGGRRKGELSGRGGDAALFGPRGILGEVWDDEMSSSMLGNRLKKVVQNYQAMNKYGVKVSGPGGVSSRPKLSGPKLLCQMKIQVDVSTLTSDFQPFSSLPWASQLPLKQLTSNLGPYKSCAVVTSAGSMRSSGLGKEIDSHDAVLRFNAAPTSGYENDVGSKTTIRLVNSQVMASEAHRFLSSSLYSSGTLVAWDPAPFSADLTQWFNRTDYPIFTQYQRYRMLHPMQPFYILHPRFEWQVWQRIQDNMAEPIQKNPPSSGLLGTVMMMSLCEVVHVYEFLPSRRKTELCHYYQRFFDAACTLGAYHPLLYEKNLVKRMNQGPERDIYTHGRITLPGFNTLNCTGDAGGALVDMRH, encoded by the exons ATGGGCTACAAG ATCTCCGGGGCGACCATGGACAGAGTCAGCCTTGTGTGGCGGCTGAGGCGTCGGGCTCGCCGCGGTGTGCTCTGCATGGCGTTTTTCTGCATCTCCATGGCTCTGCTCTATGCCATCTGTGCTGAAAACAGCGTGCCAGTCACAGACGCCATCTTTGGGGTCCGGGCAAGGACCAGGGCTCAGCCTCGCGCTCACTCTGTCATCAAG GTCCTGCGCGGTGGAGCCAAGCCCATGTACATTGACCCTCAGAAGCTTCCAGGTATCATTCCAGGGGACCCCCATCGTCCCATCCCTGTCCTGTCTTCCCTAAACCACACCCTGGAATCCTGGGACCCACCAGCGAAGCCAAAGCCCAAAGAGCGGACACCCTCCGGGTTCTTCTCTCATCTGCTTCCGCGTCCTTTCACGCGCGCTCTGGAGACCCTGTTTGGGGGCCGTAGGAAGGGGGAGCTGAGTGGCAGAGGGGGTGATGCAGCGCTGTTCGGTCCTCGAGGGATTCTAGGGGAGGTGTGGGATGACGAGATGTCCAgtagcatgctgggaaacaggCTTAAGAAGGTGGTGCAGAATTATCAG GCGATGAATAAGTACGGAGTCAAGGTTTCCGGACCAGGTGGGGTGTCCAGCAGGCCCAAGCTGAGTGGTCCAAAGCTTCTCTGCCAAATGAAGATCCAGGTGGACGTCtcaactttgacctctgacttCCAGCCGTTCTCCTCGCTGCCCTGGGCCTCTCAGTTGCCCTTAAAGCAGCTGACCTCCAACCTCGGGCCGTACAAAAGCTGTGCTGTGGTGACATCTGCAGGGTCGATGCGCTCCTCGGGCCTGGGCAAAGAGATAG ATTCTCATGATGCTGTGCTGCGTTTCAATGCTGCGCCTACCTCCGGTTACGAGAATGATGTTGGTTCCAAAACCACAATTCGCCTGGTTAACTCACAG GTGATGGCATCTGAGGCCCACCGATTCCTGTCAAGTTCTCTTTACAGCTCTGGCACTCTGGTGGCCTGGGACCCTGCCCCCTTCTCTGCAGACCTGACCCAG TGGTTCAACCGGACAGACTACCCAATTTTTACTCAGTATCAGAGATACAGGATGCTTCATCCCATGCAGCCATTCTACATCCTGCATCCCCGCTTTGAGTGGCAGGTCTGGCAGCGAATACAAGACAACATGGCTGAGCCCATTCAGAAGAACCCACCTTCCTCCGGCCTGCTCG GAACCgtcatgatgatgtcactgtgtGAGGTGGTACACGTCTATGAGTTCCTGCCTTCTCGCAGAAAGACAGAGCTCTGCCATTACTACCAGCGTTTCTTCGATGCCGCCTGCACCCTGGGGGCCTACCACCCACTGCTGTACGAGAAAAACCTGGTCAAGAGGATGAACCAAGGGCCCGAACGCGACATCTACACCCACGGACGCATCACCCTGCCTGGGTTCAACACACTAAACTGCACTGGCGATGCTGGAGGTGCACTTGTGGACATGAGACACTGA
- the pfdn1 gene encoding prefoldin subunit 1, translating into MAATIDEELKKAFTELQAKVIDTQQKARLADLQIDQLTKVQKHARLTQTEMTSLPDNTRLYEGVGRMFILRSKEEIENNLTDAQKTANEKIKELEQKKVYLERSVKEAEDNIREMLMARRSQ; encoded by the exons ATGGCAGCAACCATAGACGAGGAGCTCAAAAAG GCTTTCACTGAGCTGCAGGCAAAGGTGATTGACACGCAGCAGAAAGCAAGACTGGCAGACCTGCAGATCGATCAGTTAACTAAAGTTCAGAAACATGCTCGTCTCACTCAAACGGAAATGACCTCTCTGCCTGACAACACAAGGCTGTACGAAGGAGTTGGCCGCAT gttcATTCTTAGGTCAAAGGAGGAAATCGAGAATAACCTCACAGACGCACAAAAGACAGCCAATGAGAAAATTAAAGAACTGGAG CAAAAGAAGGTCTACCTTGAACGCAGTGTGAAGGAAGCAGAAGACAACATCAGAGAGATGCTGATGGCAAGGAGATCTCAGTGA
- the ttc1 gene encoding tetratricopeptide repeat protein 1 isoform X2, which yields MTSQGGKHISTEQEKEEENFYDCQEIIEIPDGSGGESGKQEKAGSLEDLKSTTHRLTDVRVSTQGEEQVNGLQEDLQDEDKPVNKLQDEDKPVNKLQDEDEPVNKLQDEDEPVNKLQQDDQDNALLDDLDTELKENSKEVEFDDDYLREVEKELTEEEKESRRQQSLTLKEKGNSHFKDGKWLEAEQSYKEALVLCPVCFSKERAVLFSNRAAARLHLDLKDQAIADCSRAIELNPDYVRALLRRAELYEQTEKLDEALEDYKKVLDHDPNQASAREACMRLPQQINERNEKLKEEMLSKLKDLGNLVLRPFGLSTNNFQVKQDAGTGSYSINFVQNPNTKR from the exons ATGACCAGTCAAGGAGGTAAACATATATCAACAGaacaggaaaaggaagaagaaaacttCTATGACTGCCAAGAGATTATAGAAATTCCAGATGGAAGTGGAGGGGAGAgtggaaaacaagaaaaagcagGCAGTTTGGAGGACTTGAAGAGTACTACACACAGACTGACTGATGTAAGAGTCAGCACGCagggagaggagcaggtgaATGGGTtgcaggaggacctgcaggacgaGGACAAGCCAGTCAACAAGCTGCAGGACGAGGACAAGCCAGTCAACAAGCTGCAG GACGAGGATGAGCCAGTCAACAAGCTGCAGGACGAGGATGAGCCAGTcaacaagctgcagcaggatgatCAAGACAACGCACTGCTGGATGATTTAGATACTgaactgaaagaaaacagcaaggAGGTTGAGTTTGATGATGACTACCTGAGGGAAGTAGAAAAGGAGCTTAccgaagaagaaaaggag AGTCGACGCCAGCAAAGTTTAACTCTGAAGGAAAAGGGAAATAGCCATTTTAAAGATGGGA AGTGGCTGGAGGCAGAGCAGAGCTACAAGGAAGCATTGGTTTTATGTCCAGTTTGTTTCAGCAAAGAGAGAGCTGTGTTGTTCTCCaacagagcagctgccagaTTGCATCTG gacTTGAAAGATCAGGCCATTGCTGACTGCTCCAGAG caATAGAGCTCAATCCAGACTATGTCCGTGCATTGCTGAGGAGGGCAGAACTTTATGAGCAGACAGAGAAGCTGGATGAGGCCCTTGAAGACTACAAGAAGGTTCTAGATCATGACCCAAATCAGGCTAGTGCCAGAGAGGCCTGCATG AGGTTACCTCAGCAGATTAATGAGagaaatgaaaaattaaaagAGGAGATGCTCA GTAAGCTGAAGGACCTGGGGAACCTCGTCCTCAGACCCTTTGGACTTTCAACAAACAACTTCCAGGTGAAGCAGGATGCCGGGACAGGTTCCTACTCCATCAACTTTGTCCAGAATCCCAACACCAAAAGGTGA
- the oatx gene encoding solute carrier family 22 member 6 yields MGFSDLLQEAGGFGRFQWMHVTLISLPGLLLASQNLLNNFVSGVPTHHCSLPANYSLPDYQIDEKQLVKAFIPLDPSGNRLDRCRRYVEPQWHLLVTNGSANVSHLKTEECLDGWTFDHSEFLATTISEWDLVCSLRPLKQMIQTIYMGGVLTGAIIFGGLSDRFGRRSVLIWSYLQLAILGCSAALSPTYSVYCIFRFLCGMAVSGIIINGVSLKVEWIPTKERTLVGTLTSFFFTFGQLILAGLAYWLRDWRKLQVVVCVPHFLFFAYSWWFAESARWLVLNRRSDKALKNLHRVARINGKPINQLTLEVLHSHMKKEIDSCQSTLTAYDLVKTRGMRRISICLMAVWFATSFAYYGLVMDLQKFGVSIYVMQIIFGAVDIPSKLLALAALTYLGRRYSQATCLFMSALVIFANIFIPPDMQVLRTVLACLGKGFTSSSFTVVYLYTGELYPTVIRQTGMGFVSTMARTGSMAAPAVLILDEVFPALPSIVYGGAAVLAGFFACFLPETLNVELPDTINDVEEKWSGRKSTPHHQEDVSLREGGVCEHGDQVSGVPLKELKDVEGTGLNAL; encoded by the exons ATGGGCTTCAGCgatctgctgcaggag GCGGGAGGCTTCGGCAGGTTCCAGTGGATGCATGTGACTCTCATCAGTTTACCAGGTTTGCTGTTGGCCAGTCAAAACCTTCTGAACAACTTTGTCTCAGGTGTACCCACCCACCACTGCAGCCTGCCGGCCAATTACAGTTTACCAGATTACCAG ATTGATGAGAAGCAGCTGGTGAAAGCATTCATCCCTCTGGACCCTTCAGGAAATAGATTAGACCGCTGCCGGAG GTATGTGGAACCACAATGGCACTTATTAGTGACTAATGGCTCGGCTAACGTTAGCCACCTAAAGACAGAGGAATGCCTAGATGGATGGACATTTGACCATTCTGAATTCCTGGCCACCACCATCTCAGAG TGGGACCTGGTGTGCTCTCTGCGTCCTCTGAAGCAGATGATTCAGACAATCTATATGGGTGGAGTTTTAACAGGAGCCATTATCTTTGGTGGCCTTTCAGACAG GTTTGGGAGACGGTCTGTTCTGATCTGGTCCTACCTGCAGCTGGCCATACTGGGATGTAGCGCTGCCCTTTCTCCAACATACTCCGTTTATTGCATTTTCAGGTTTCTTTGTGGGATGGCTGTGTCTGGAATCATCATTAATGGCGTCTCACTGA AGGTGGAGTGGATCCCAACCAAAGAGAGGACTTTAGTGGGGACGCTCACATCCTTCTTCTTCACCTTTGGCCAGCTGATCCTTGCAGGGCTTGCCTACTGGTTAAGAGATtggaggaagctgcaggtggTTGTCTGTgtacctcacttcctgttcttcgCCTACAGCTG GTGGTTTGCAGAGTCAGCTCGGTGGTTGGTTCTGAACCGTCGGTCTGATAAAGCATTAAAGAATCTTCACAGAGTCGCTCGGATCAACGGGAAACCAATCAACCAGTTAACGCTAGAG GTTCTACACTCCCACATGAAAAAGGAGATTGATTCTTGCCAGTCCACGTTGACAGCGTACGACCTTGTGAAGACCAGAGGGATGAGACGCATCTCCATCTGTCTGATGGCTGTCTG GTTTGCCACCAGTTTTGCGTACTACGGTTTGGTGATGGATCTGCAGAAGTTCGGG GTGAGTATTTACGTGATGCAAATCATCTTTGGAGCCGTCGACATTCCTTCCAAACTATTAGCACTTGCCGCGTTAACTTACCTGGGAAGGAGGTATTCTCAGGCAACTTGTCTCTTCATGTCAGCCCTCGTCATCTTTGCCAACATCTTCATCCCTCCAG ATATGCAGGTGCTCAGGACTGTGTTGGCATGTCTTGGTAAAGGCTTCACCTCATCCAGTTTCACTGTGGTCTACCTGTACACTGGAGAGCTTTACCCTACTGTTATCAG ACAAACTGGTATGGGCTTCGTCTCCACCATGGCAAGAACCGGCAGCATGGCAGCCCCTGCCGTCCTCATCCTGGATGAG GTATTCCCCGCTTTGCCCAGCATAGTGTATGGTGGGGCGGCCGTTCTAGCTGGcttttttgcctgttttttgcCAGAAACATTAAATGTGGAATTGCCTGACACCATCAATGATGTGGAAGAGAAATG GTCTGGAAGAAAATCCACTCCCCATCATCAGGAAGATGTCTCATTACGAGAAGGTGGAGTATGTGAGCACGGAGACCAGGTCTCAGGTGTACCTTTAAAAGAACTGAAGGATGTTGAAGGGACTGGGCTCAATGCTctgtga
- the st6gal1 gene encoding beta-galactoside alpha-2,6-sialyltransferase 1 (The RefSeq protein has 1 substitution compared to this genomic sequence) gives MDRVSLVWRLRRRARRGVLCMAFFCISMALLYAICAENSVPVTDAIFGVRARTRAQPRAHSVIKVLRGGAKPMYIDPQKLPGIIPGDPHRPIPVLSSLNHTLESWDPPAKPKPKERTPSGFFSHLLPRPFTRALETLFGGRRKGELSGRGGDAALFGPRGILGEVWDDEMSSSMLGNRLKKVVQNYQAMNKYGVKVSGPGGVSSRPKLSGPKLLCQMKIQVDVSTLTSDFQPFSSLPWASQLPSKQLTSNLGPYKSCAVVTSAGSMRSSGLGKEIDSHDAVLRFNAAPTSGYENDVGSKTTIRLVNSQVMASEAHRFLSSSLYSSGTLVAWDPAPFSADLTQWFNRTDYPIFTQYQRYRMLHPMQPFYILHPRFEWQVWQRIQDNMAEPIQKNPPSSGLLGTVMMMSLCEVVHVYEFLPSRRKTELCHYYQRFFDAACTLGAYHPLLYEKNLVKRMNQGPERDIYTHGRITLPGFNTLNCTGDAGGALVDMRH, from the exons ATGGACAGAGTCAGCCTTGTGTGGCGGCTGAGGCGTCGGGCTCGCCGCGGTGTGCTCTGCATGGCGTTTTTCTGCATCTCCATGGCTCTGCTCTATGCCATCTGTGCTGAAAACAGCGTGCCAGTCACAGACGCCATCTTTGGGGTCCGGGCAAGGACCAGGGCTCAGCCTCGCGCTCACTCTGTCATCAAG GTCCTGCGCGGTGGAGCCAAGCCCATGTACATTGACCCTCAGAAGCTTCCAGGTATCATTCCAGGGGACCCCCATCGTCCCATCCCTGTCCTGTCTTCCCTAAACCACACCCTGGAATCCTGGGACCCACCAGCGAAGCCAAAGCCCAAAGAGCGGACACCCTCCGGGTTCTTCTCTCATCTGCTTCCGCGTCCTTTCACGCGCGCTCTGGAGACCCTGTTTGGGGGCCGTAGGAAGGGGGAGCTGAGTGGCAGAGGGGGTGATGCAGCGCTGTTCGGTCCTCGAGGGATTCTAGGGGAGGTGTGGGATGACGAGATGTCCAgtagcatgctgggaaacaggCTTAAGAAGGTGGTGCAGAATTATCAG GCGATGAATAAGTACGGAGTCAAGGTTTCCGGACCAGGTGGGGTGTCCAGCAGGCCCAAGCTGAGTGGTCCAAAGCTTCTCTGCCAAATGAAGATCCAGGTGGACGTCtcaactttgacctctgacttCCAGCCGTTCTCCTCGCTGCCCTGGGCCTCTCAGTTGCCCTTAAAGCAGCTGACCTCCAACCTCGGGCCGTACAAAAGCTGTGCTGTGGTGACATCTGCAGGGTCGATGCGCTCCTCGGGCCTGGGCAAAGAGATAG ATTCTCATGATGCTGTGCTGCGTTTCAATGCTGCGCCTACCTCCGGTTACGAGAATGATGTTGGTTCCAAAACCACAATTCGCCTGGTTAACTCACAG GTGATGGCATCTGAGGCCCACCGATTCCTGTCAAGTTCTCTTTACAGCTCTGGCACTCTGGTGGCCTGGGACCCTGCCCCCTTCTCTGCAGACCTGACCCAG TGGTTCAACCGGACAGACTACCCAATTTTTACTCAGTATCAGAGATACAGGATGCTTCATCCCATGCAGCCATTCTACATCCTGCATCCCCGCTTTGAGTGGCAGGTCTGGCAGCGAATACAAGACAACATGGCTGAGCCCATTCAGAAGAACCCACCTTCCTCCGGCCTGCTCG GAACCgtcatgatgatgtcactgtgtGAGGTGGTACACGTCTATGAGTTCCTGCCTTCTCGCAGAAAGACAGAGCTCTGCCATTACTACCAGCGTTTCTTCGATGCCGCCTGCACCCTGGGGGCCTACCACCCACTGCTGTACGAGAAAAACCTGGTCAAGAGGATGAACCAAGGGCCCGAACGCGACATCTACACCCACGGACGCATCACCCTGCCTGGGTTCAACACACTAAACTGCACTGGCGATGCTGGAGGTGCACTTGTGGACATGAGACACTGA
- the st6gal1 gene encoding beta-galactoside alpha-2,6-sialyltransferase 1 isoform X2 translates to MDRVSLVWRLRRRARRGVLCMAFFCISMALLYAICAENSVPVTDAIFGVRARTRAQPRAHSVIKVLRGGAKPMYIDPQKLPGIIPGDPHRPIPVLSSLNHTLESWDPPAKPKPKERTPSGFFSHLLPRPFTRALETLFGGRRKGELSGRGGDAALFGPRGILGEVWDDEMSSSMLGNRLKKVVQNYQAMNKYGVKVSGPGGVSSRPKLSGPKLLCQMKIQVDVSTLTSDFQPFSSLPWASQLPLKQLTSNLGPYKSCAVVTSAGSMRSSGLGKEIDSHDAVLRFNAAPTSGYENDVGSKTTIRLVNSQVMASEAHRFLSSSLYSSGTLVAWDPAPFSADLTQWFNRTDYPIFTQYQRYRMLHPMQPFYILHPRFEWQVWQRIQDNMAEPIQKNPPSSGLLGTVMMMSLCEVVHVYEFLPSRRKTELCHYYQRFFDAACTLGAYHPLLYEKNLVKRMNQGPERDIYTHGRITLPGFNTLNCTGDAGGALVDMRH, encoded by the exons ATGGACAGAGTCAGCCTTGTGTGGCGGCTGAGGCGTCGGGCTCGCCGCGGTGTGCTCTGCATGGCGTTTTTCTGCATCTCCATGGCTCTGCTCTATGCCATCTGTGCTGAAAACAGCGTGCCAGTCACAGACGCCATCTTTGGGGTCCGGGCAAGGACCAGGGCTCAGCCTCGCGCTCACTCTGTCATCAAG GTCCTGCGCGGTGGAGCCAAGCCCATGTACATTGACCCTCAGAAGCTTCCAGGTATCATTCCAGGGGACCCCCATCGTCCCATCCCTGTCCTGTCTTCCCTAAACCACACCCTGGAATCCTGGGACCCACCAGCGAAGCCAAAGCCCAAAGAGCGGACACCCTCCGGGTTCTTCTCTCATCTGCTTCCGCGTCCTTTCACGCGCGCTCTGGAGACCCTGTTTGGGGGCCGTAGGAAGGGGGAGCTGAGTGGCAGAGGGGGTGATGCAGCGCTGTTCGGTCCTCGAGGGATTCTAGGGGAGGTGTGGGATGACGAGATGTCCAgtagcatgctgggaaacaggCTTAAGAAGGTGGTGCAGAATTATCAG GCGATGAATAAGTACGGAGTCAAGGTTTCCGGACCAGGTGGGGTGTCCAGCAGGCCCAAGCTGAGTGGTCCAAAGCTTCTCTGCCAAATGAAGATCCAGGTGGACGTCtcaactttgacctctgacttCCAGCCGTTCTCCTCGCTGCCCTGGGCCTCTCAGTTGCCCTTAAAGCAGCTGACCTCCAACCTCGGGCCGTACAAAAGCTGTGCTGTGGTGACATCTGCAGGGTCGATGCGCTCCTCGGGCCTGGGCAAAGAGATAG ATTCTCATGATGCTGTGCTGCGTTTCAATGCTGCGCCTACCTCCGGTTACGAGAATGATGTTGGTTCCAAAACCACAATTCGCCTGGTTAACTCACAG GTGATGGCATCTGAGGCCCACCGATTCCTGTCAAGTTCTCTTTACAGCTCTGGCACTCTGGTGGCCTGGGACCCTGCCCCCTTCTCTGCAGACCTGACCCAG TGGTTCAACCGGACAGACTACCCAATTTTTACTCAGTATCAGAGATACAGGATGCTTCATCCCATGCAGCCATTCTACATCCTGCATCCCCGCTTTGAGTGGCAGGTCTGGCAGCGAATACAAGACAACATGGCTGAGCCCATTCAGAAGAACCCACCTTCCTCCGGCCTGCTCG GAACCgtcatgatgatgtcactgtgtGAGGTGGTACACGTCTATGAGTTCCTGCCTTCTCGCAGAAAGACAGAGCTCTGCCATTACTACCAGCGTTTCTTCGATGCCGCCTGCACCCTGGGGGCCTACCACCCACTGCTGTACGAGAAAAACCTGGTCAAGAGGATGAACCAAGGGCCCGAACGCGACATCTACACCCACGGACGCATCACCCTGCCTGGGTTCAACACACTAAACTGCACTGGCGATGCTGGAGGTGCACTTGTGGACATGAGACACTGA
- the ttc1 gene encoding tetratricopeptide repeat protein 1 isoform X3, giving the protein MTSQGGKHISTEQEKEEENFYDCQEIIEIPDGSGGESGKQEKAGSLEDLKSTTHRLTDVRVSTQGEEQVNGLQEDLQDEDKPVNKLQDKDEPVNKLQDEDEPVNKLQDEDEPVNKLQQDDQDNALLDDLDTELKENSKEVEFDDDYLREVEKELTEEEKESRRQQSLTLKEKGNSHFKDGKWLEAEQSYKEALVLCPVCFSKERAVLFSNRAAARLHLDLKDQAIADCSRAIELNPDYVRALLRRAELYEQTEKLDEALEDYKKVLDHDPNQASAREACMRLPQQINERNEKLKEEMLSKLKDLGNLVLRPFGLSTNNFQVKQDAGTGSYSINFVQNPNTKR; this is encoded by the exons ATGACCAGTCAAGGAGGTAAACATATATCAACAGaacaggaaaaggaagaagaaaacttCTATGACTGCCAAGAGATTATAGAAATTCCAGATGGAAGTGGAGGGGAGAgtggaaaacaagaaaaagcagGCAGTTTGGAGGACTTGAAGAGTACTACACACAGACTGACTGATGTAAGAGTCAGCACGCagggagaggagcaggtgaATGGGTtgcaggaggacctgcag GACGAGGACAAGCCAGTCAACAAGCTGCAGGACAAGGATGAGCCAGTCAACAAGCTGCAGGACGAGGATGAGCCAGTCAACAAGCTGCAGGACGAGGATGAGCCAGTcaacaagctgcagcaggatgatCAAGACAACGCACTGCTGGATGATTTAGATACTgaactgaaagaaaacagcaaggAGGTTGAGTTTGATGATGACTACCTGAGGGAAGTAGAAAAGGAGCTTAccgaagaagaaaaggag AGTCGACGCCAGCAAAGTTTAACTCTGAAGGAAAAGGGAAATAGCCATTTTAAAGATGGGA AGTGGCTGGAGGCAGAGCAGAGCTACAAGGAAGCATTGGTTTTATGTCCAGTTTGTTTCAGCAAAGAGAGAGCTGTGTTGTTCTCCaacagagcagctgccagaTTGCATCTG gacTTGAAAGATCAGGCCATTGCTGACTGCTCCAGAG caATAGAGCTCAATCCAGACTATGTCCGTGCATTGCTGAGGAGGGCAGAACTTTATGAGCAGACAGAGAAGCTGGATGAGGCCCTTGAAGACTACAAGAAGGTTCTAGATCATGACCCAAATCAGGCTAGTGCCAGAGAGGCCTGCATG AGGTTACCTCAGCAGATTAATGAGagaaatgaaaaattaaaagAGGAGATGCTCA GTAAGCTGAAGGACCTGGGGAACCTCGTCCTCAGACCCTTTGGACTTTCAACAAACAACTTCCAGGTGAAGCAGGATGCCGGGACAGGTTCCTACTCCATCAACTTTGTCCAGAATCCCAACACCAAAAGGTGA
- the ttc1 gene encoding tetratricopeptide repeat protein 1 isoform X1 → MTSQGGKHISTEQEKEEENFYDCQEIIEIPDGSGGESGKQEKAGSLEDLKSTTHRLTDVRVSTQGEEQVNGLQEDLQDEDKPVNKLQDEDKPVNKLQDKDEPVNKLQDEDEPVNKLQDEDEPVNKLQQDDQDNALLDDLDTELKENSKEVEFDDDYLREVEKELTEEEKESRRQQSLTLKEKGNSHFKDGKWLEAEQSYKEALVLCPVCFSKERAVLFSNRAAARLHLDLKDQAIADCSRAIELNPDYVRALLRRAELYEQTEKLDEALEDYKKVLDHDPNQASAREACMRLPQQINERNEKLKEEMLSKLKDLGNLVLRPFGLSTNNFQVKQDAGTGSYSINFVQNPNTKR, encoded by the exons ATGACCAGTCAAGGAGGTAAACATATATCAACAGaacaggaaaaggaagaagaaaacttCTATGACTGCCAAGAGATTATAGAAATTCCAGATGGAAGTGGAGGGGAGAgtggaaaacaagaaaaagcagGCAGTTTGGAGGACTTGAAGAGTACTACACACAGACTGACTGATGTAAGAGTCAGCACGCagggagaggagcaggtgaATGGGTtgcaggaggacctgcaggacgaGGACAAGCCAGTCAACAAGCTGCAGGACGAGGACAAGCCAGTCAACAAGCTGCAGGACAAGGATGAGCCAGTCAACAAGCTGCAGGACGAGGATGAGCCAGTCAACAAGCTGCAGGACGAGGATGAGCCAGTcaacaagctgcagcaggatgatCAAGACAACGCACTGCTGGATGATTTAGATACTgaactgaaagaaaacagcaaggAGGTTGAGTTTGATGATGACTACCTGAGGGAAGTAGAAAAGGAGCTTAccgaagaagaaaaggag AGTCGACGCCAGCAAAGTTTAACTCTGAAGGAAAAGGGAAATAGCCATTTTAAAGATGGGA AGTGGCTGGAGGCAGAGCAGAGCTACAAGGAAGCATTGGTTTTATGTCCAGTTTGTTTCAGCAAAGAGAGAGCTGTGTTGTTCTCCaacagagcagctgccagaTTGCATCTG gacTTGAAAGATCAGGCCATTGCTGACTGCTCCAGAG caATAGAGCTCAATCCAGACTATGTCCGTGCATTGCTGAGGAGGGCAGAACTTTATGAGCAGACAGAGAAGCTGGATGAGGCCCTTGAAGACTACAAGAAGGTTCTAGATCATGACCCAAATCAGGCTAGTGCCAGAGAGGCCTGCATG AGGTTACCTCAGCAGATTAATGAGagaaatgaaaaattaaaagAGGAGATGCTCA GTAAGCTGAAGGACCTGGGGAACCTCGTCCTCAGACCCTTTGGACTTTCAACAAACAACTTCCAGGTGAAGCAGGATGCCGGGACAGGTTCCTACTCCATCAACTTTGTCCAGAATCCCAACACCAAAAGGTGA